Part of the Leptospira mtsangambouensis genome is shown below.
AATTGTCAAATTTGGTTTATTTCTACAATAACATCCATAATTAATGTTTGAGAAAGTATTAATCCATTCCTCGTCAAATTGTCGTTTAAATTGATTATTCTTAATTTCTGATTTTATTTTTTCTAATAGAATTTGATATTCATCACAAAATACCGGATCATCGAAACAAATTTTAATAAGATCTTCATTGTTATTAATTTTATTTTTACGATTTTCCTCAAATTCTTTTAATTCTTTTTCCTTTGTAATTTTTTTTTCAATTGATAACGTTAACTTTTGGTGCTCTTTTCTTTCTATTTCTTTAATCTTTTCATCTTCTCT
Proteins encoded:
- a CDS encoding glycine/betaine ABC transporter permease; its protein translation is MNPLSVLEAIGQFFYWIVYLVNPNFREDEKIKEIERKEHQKLTLSIEKKITKEKELKEFEENRKNKINNNEDLIKICFDDPVFCDEYQILLEKIKSEIKNNQFKRQFDEEWINTFSNINYGCYCRNKPNLTIYNTCPIDENSLDNACKSRQDCISTKNLAWNESHECNSDFAAFLDPIPYSNLKKFDSMTNE